From the Chloroflexus aurantiacus J-10-fl genome, one window contains:
- a CDS encoding helix-turn-helix domain-containing protein, which translates to MAHRETSRDEVIAALHANRGLIALAARDLGVSRQALYARIKRDPELLACIEHEREAIVDLAEQKLFEALDKGERWAVMLVLTRLGRHRGWADAPASGGPEGRVAKALEQASLDDLMLSLTTLNGQRR; encoded by the coding sequence ATGGCACATCGAGAGACAAGCCGTGATGAGGTGATCGCGGCGTTGCACGCGAATCGCGGATTAATCGCACTGGCTGCGCGTGATCTGGGCGTGAGCCGGCAGGCGCTCTATGCGCGCATCAAGCGCGACCCTGAGCTACTGGCCTGCATTGAGCATGAGCGGGAAGCCATCGTTGATCTGGCCGAGCAGAAACTGTTTGAGGCGCTCGATAAGGGCGAACGCTGGGCGGTGATGTTAGTGCTGACACGGTTAGGCCGGCATCGCGGCTGGGCCGATGCGCCGGCCAGCGGGGGGCCGGAAGGGCGCGTTGCCAAGGCGCTTGAGCAAGCAAGCCTCGATGATCTGATGCTGTCGCTCACCACCCTGAACGGCCAGCGCCGATAG
- a CDS encoding recombinase family protein produces the protein MHAVIYARVSTEEQGDNFSIPAQLAACREYAERNGLQVVAECIDTMSGARLDRPGLQQVRDLVSQQLVQAVIVYHQDRLSRNLAHFLYLRDEFQNARIALHFTTLGQARDTPEDKLIQNMIGSFAEHERLRIIERTKQGRRARLLSGKPLGLGNHPAYGYHWHGTKHDRHLHINEAEAAIVRRIFAWALEGVPTQRIAKLLTDMGVTPRGRAGRPPRPEWDHTTVAGMLRNPVYKGQYYSAAHNLFVPVPAIVDAETWEAVQEQLTRNQAMAKRNAKRVYSLRGRIRCGICGNRMSGNGAGTRASGKTYHYYMCHAAKGALIASCNHGTSYRAERLEALVWQWVIETVLDETRLVRAIEAARANEAGQREALEHERAAYARQIAEAGTRTARLIELYTAGVCTLDEVAATKKQYELQRQSAQRELDRIDAQLAALNSHHANRDALLAMARALKAALQIEATPEEQMKVYEALDVQVVVRENNIDVRAVLTGDAGTFLIAGEPISSTR, from the coding sequence ATGCACGCGGTCATCTATGCGCGGGTAAGCACGGAAGAGCAGGGGGATAACTTTAGCATTCCGGCCCAGCTTGCGGCCTGCCGGGAATATGCCGAGCGCAACGGGTTGCAGGTAGTAGCCGAGTGCATCGATACGATGAGCGGTGCGCGGTTAGATCGGCCCGGCTTGCAGCAAGTGCGTGATCTGGTATCGCAACAGTTGGTGCAAGCGGTGATTGTGTATCACCAAGATCGCTTATCACGTAATCTTGCGCACTTTTTGTACCTGCGCGATGAGTTTCAGAACGCGCGTATTGCGTTGCACTTTACCACGCTTGGACAGGCGCGCGATACGCCAGAAGATAAACTCATTCAAAACATGATCGGTTCCTTTGCCGAGCATGAGCGGTTGCGCATTATTGAACGCACGAAGCAAGGCCGGCGCGCTCGATTGCTATCCGGCAAGCCGCTTGGCCTCGGTAATCACCCTGCCTATGGGTATCACTGGCATGGAACCAAGCATGATCGTCACTTACACATCAACGAAGCGGAAGCGGCAATTGTCCGCCGCATCTTTGCTTGGGCATTGGAAGGCGTGCCTACCCAACGCATTGCGAAGCTGCTTACTGATATGGGCGTCACACCACGCGGGCGAGCTGGCCGCCCTCCTCGGCCTGAATGGGATCATACCACCGTTGCCGGCATGTTGCGCAATCCGGTGTACAAAGGGCAATACTACTCGGCAGCGCATAATCTCTTTGTGCCAGTTCCAGCAATTGTAGACGCCGAGACATGGGAAGCGGTGCAAGAGCAATTGACGCGCAATCAGGCAATGGCCAAGCGCAATGCTAAGCGCGTGTATTCGTTGCGCGGGCGGATACGGTGCGGGATATGCGGCAATCGCATGTCAGGCAATGGCGCGGGCACACGTGCATCCGGCAAGACGTATCACTATTACATGTGTCACGCCGCCAAAGGCGCGCTGATTGCATCGTGCAACCATGGCACATCGTACCGGGCCGAGCGGCTGGAAGCGTTGGTATGGCAATGGGTAATAGAAACGGTGTTGGATGAGACGCGACTAGTGCGAGCAATCGAGGCGGCCCGCGCCAATGAAGCCGGCCAGCGTGAGGCGCTGGAACATGAGCGAGCTGCCTATGCACGCCAGATTGCCGAGGCAGGAACGCGCACGGCGCGGCTCATTGAATTGTATACCGCTGGTGTATGCACATTGGATGAGGTCGCCGCCACCAAGAAACAATACGAACTGCAACGTCAAAGCGCTCAGCGCGAGCTTGACCGAATCGATGCCCAGCTTGCCGCATTAAACAGCCACCATGCCAATCGTGACGCGCTGCTTGCGATGGCTCGCGCACTCAAAGCGGCATTGCAGATTGAGGCAACGCCGGAAGAGCAAATGAAGGTCTATGAGGCGTTGGATGTGCAAGTGGTAGTGCGCGAGAATAATATCGATGTGCGCGCAGTGCTTACCGGTGATGCCGGCACGTTTTTGATTGCGGGGGAACCAATAAGTTCAACCAGATGA
- a CDS encoding helix-turn-helix domain-containing protein, whose amino-acid sequence MNSHLRILIAQKELRERRRLSVRVIAEESGASRSAIERLMNNTIREVPLDDLARLCVWLDCQPGDILRLEPLPEEPAR is encoded by the coding sequence GTGAATAGCCATCTACGCATCCTCATCGCGCAAAAAGAATTGCGCGAACGTCGCCGGCTCAGCGTGCGGGTGATCGCGGAAGAATCGGGCGCGTCTCGGAGTGCTATCGAGCGCCTGATGAATAACACCATCCGCGAGGTGCCGCTCGATGATCTGGCGCGCCTCTGTGTCTGGCTGGATTGCCAGCCGGGTGACATTTTGCGCCTTGAACCGCTGCCCGAAGAGCCGGCGCGGTAG
- a CDS encoding vitamin K epoxide reductase family protein, with product MRTRWLWVGLLSSLLVIVEWLSLPDALAQSPVARAVLFFSPTCPHCHVVLDEVLPPLQARYGDQLHILTIDVTTPDGMALYEAAITTFAVPRERFGVPALFFEQVHLVGSTEIPAQLPGLIEQALTTGGSRWPPIPGLEPYITRLEAGTPSLPSASASTSPFSRDPANTLALLVLTGMVIVIFITIRRLRWPFDRSLPASSNRLIPVFAVVGLVLAGYLAVVELSQQSAVCGPIGDCNLVHQSPYARIAGIPVGLVGVAGYLAILGAWMINYVRDWRVARQLLVGFVLVGTLVSLYLTFLEPFVIGATCLWCLLSAITMTTLLWLVALPVDRPVMRGRRSLSAAKR from the coding sequence ATGCGCACACGTTGGTTATGGGTAGGCTTGCTCAGTAGCCTGCTGGTAATTGTTGAATGGTTGTCGCTGCCTGATGCCCTTGCCCAGTCACCGGTGGCGCGGGCTGTTCTCTTCTTCTCACCCACCTGTCCTCATTGCCACGTGGTGTTAGATGAGGTCTTGCCACCCCTGCAAGCTCGCTACGGTGATCAGTTGCACATTCTGACCATCGATGTCACAACTCCCGACGGCATGGCACTGTACGAAGCGGCCATCACCACCTTTGCCGTTCCGCGTGAACGCTTCGGGGTGCCGGCACTCTTTTTCGAGCAGGTACATCTGGTCGGTAGCACGGAAATTCCTGCGCAGTTGCCAGGCTTGATCGAACAAGCTCTGACCACGGGTGGGAGCCGGTGGCCGCCCATTCCCGGTCTGGAACCGTATATCACCCGCCTTGAAGCAGGTACGCCATCACTGCCATCTGCCTCTGCCTCTACCTCCCCATTCAGTCGCGATCCGGCCAACACGCTGGCGTTACTCGTCCTAACCGGCATGGTGATCGTTATCTTCATAACTATTCGTCGCCTGCGCTGGCCGTTTGATCGGTCATTGCCGGCATCCAGCAATCGCCTCATACCGGTGTTTGCGGTTGTTGGTCTGGTGTTGGCCGGTTATCTGGCCGTGGTTGAATTGAGTCAGCAGAGCGCTGTGTGCGGCCCAATCGGCGATTGTAATCTGGTACACCAGAGTCCTTATGCCCGTATCGCGGGGATTCCGGTCGGATTGGTAGGCGTAGCCGGCTACCTGGCTATTCTTGGGGCCTGGATGATCAACTATGTTCGTGATTGGCGGGTAGCCCGCCAGTTGTTGGTTGGATTCGTTCTGGTCGGCACACTCGTTTCGCTCTACCTGACCTTCCTCGAACCATTTGTGATTGGGGCGACCTGTCTCTGGTGTCTGCTCTCGGCAATCACGATGACCACCCTGCTCTGGTTGGTCGCGTTGCCGGTTGATCGTCCGGTCATGCGAGGGCGGCGGTCACTTTCGGCGGCAAAACGGTAG
- a CDS encoding YfjI family protein, whose translation MKKHTSTSSYHNGSPASTPPDHLIAEALRALAGPDDAAAQQAAQTDCGPWNHVRDALATARASGGQPAAQRALAALQHQYPDLTTLLASAQALDLDDDDEPASDAPSPLPLGGLPGWVREMVRHTAEAVQVPVDLAHALALGALSVATAGAMRVQLTSDWNEETCLYVMPALPSGERKSAAFALLIGPIEQWEDDERNRRAPEYTTSQARKRVLDKEIERLTAEAAKEQDASRKKQLEWALATAITEYERVALAAPFRRLLQNATPEALTSALVAHQRIAVVSPEPDSMQVLIGAGRDGPPMLEAILKGYNGERLIIDRQTRQSQRVAAPALTMVLAAQPHAVRDLIRNRALIERGVLARYLILLPPSRLGARAIAPPVIPELVKATYATHLRWLLDTCQPPAPEQRHTVTLSAEALHAVHAMQAMIEPRLHEQRGDLAGHPLLRAWAGKLTGHVVRIAANLHAAHCAARKVLPWAEPISGEVMRAAVAYCEPLIAHMRAVLGDAVMSDADRVARRVRAIIARYAAHGQITERMIYQAMRTESREMIERALQTLLKDGDLEGPLKVTGRKGGRPSKVYRVLIAPNATSAATTTPPGASYAAPEPAPEPAPEPAPEPAPEPAPEPAPEPAPEPEPVPPAAPPSAATNAAAPASKRVISMPPTPPAWYDVVKPLTQRLPATLSAEMGAPAGQPLGILIRRNDRPASSPDATLYIAPFDLPEGVSRAEAIAAGVQHVLAELRRRWPDAHPASAEGAEGAEGDEGDEGDNDLPPLPAGVKPSAWRAVNWRYVMHLATKRPADWERGVRTHAVLKGIPPEALLAAAQARAGL comes from the coding sequence ATGAAGAAACATACCTCTACTTCATCGTATCACAACGGATCGCCGGCGTCAACGCCGCCAGATCACCTGATTGCCGAGGCGCTGCGGGCGCTGGCCGGGCCGGATGACGCCGCTGCACAGCAAGCCGCGCAGACGGATTGCGGCCCGTGGAATCACGTTCGGGATGCCCTCGCAACGGCCCGCGCCAGTGGCGGCCAGCCAGCCGCGCAACGGGCGCTGGCGGCCCTGCAACACCAGTACCCTGACCTCACCACGCTACTGGCCAGCGCGCAAGCCCTTGATCTCGATGATGACGATGAACCTGCCAGCGATGCACCGTCGCCGTTGCCGCTCGGCGGGCTGCCGGGCTGGGTGCGGGAGATGGTGCGCCATACCGCCGAGGCGGTGCAAGTGCCGGTTGACCTTGCTCATGCGCTGGCCCTCGGCGCGTTATCCGTCGCCACCGCCGGCGCGATGCGCGTGCAGCTTACCTCGGATTGGAACGAAGAAACGTGCCTCTATGTGATGCCGGCGCTGCCGTCTGGCGAACGCAAAAGCGCCGCCTTCGCCCTGCTCATTGGGCCGATTGAACAGTGGGAAGATGACGAACGCAACCGGCGCGCCCCTGAGTACACCACCAGCCAAGCGCGCAAGCGCGTGCTTGATAAAGAGATTGAGCGGTTGACGGCTGAGGCCGCCAAAGAGCAAGATGCCAGCCGGAAGAAACAACTAGAATGGGCGCTGGCAACGGCGATCACCGAGTATGAGCGCGTTGCGCTGGCCGCGCCATTTCGCCGGCTCTTGCAAAACGCAACACCGGAAGCGTTGACCTCGGCGCTGGTTGCGCACCAGCGCATCGCGGTAGTATCGCCGGAACCTGACAGTATGCAGGTGCTGATCGGCGCGGGCCGTGACGGGCCGCCGATGCTGGAAGCCATCTTAAAGGGCTACAACGGTGAACGGCTGATCATTGACCGGCAGACGCGCCAATCACAACGGGTTGCAGCGCCGGCGCTCACGATGGTGCTGGCCGCCCAACCGCATGCCGTGCGTGACCTGATCCGCAACCGCGCCTTGATTGAACGCGGCGTTTTAGCCCGCTACCTCATCCTCTTGCCGCCGTCGCGTCTCGGCGCTCGCGCCATTGCGCCGCCGGTCATTCCTGAACTGGTGAAAGCGACCTATGCCACGCATCTGCGCTGGCTGCTTGATACGTGCCAGCCGCCAGCGCCAGAGCAGCGCCATACCGTCACGCTCAGCGCCGAGGCGTTGCATGCGGTGCATGCGATGCAAGCGATGATTGAGCCGCGCTTACATGAGCAACGGGGCGATCTGGCCGGTCATCCGCTCTTGCGCGCTTGGGCTGGCAAGCTGACCGGTCACGTGGTGCGCATTGCCGCCAATCTGCACGCCGCTCATTGCGCGGCGCGCAAGGTGTTGCCATGGGCCGAGCCGATCAGCGGCGAGGTGATGCGGGCCGCCGTCGCCTACTGCGAGCCGCTGATCGCGCACATGCGGGCCGTGTTGGGTGATGCGGTGATGAGCGATGCGGATCGCGTTGCCCGCCGGGTACGCGCTATCATTGCGAGATACGCCGCTCACGGCCAGATCACCGAGCGGATGATCTATCAGGCAATGCGCACGGAAAGCCGTGAGATGATTGAACGCGCCCTGCAAACGCTGCTCAAAGACGGCGACCTTGAAGGGCCGCTCAAGGTGACAGGCCGCAAAGGGGGCCGCCCATCCAAGGTGTATCGCGTGCTGATCGCGCCTAACGCCACCAGCGCCGCCACTACCACGCCGCCCGGTGCATCGTATGCCGCACCGGAACCCGCACCGGAACCCGCACCGGAACCCGCACCGGAACCCGCACCGGAACCCGCACCGGAACCCGCACCGGAACCCGCACCGGAACCGGAACCCGTACCGCCCGCTGCGCCGCCATCGGCAGCGACGAACGCCGCTGCGCCGGCCAGCAAGCGCGTCATCTCAATGCCACCAACGCCGCCGGCGTGGTATGACGTGGTGAAGCCGCTCACACAGCGATTGCCGGCAACGCTCAGCGCCGAAATGGGCGCGCCCGCCGGCCAGCCGCTCGGCATTCTGATCCGGCGCAATGACCGGCCCGCTAGCAGCCCGGATGCGACGCTGTATATCGCGCCGTTTGATCTGCCGGAAGGGGTGAGCCGCGCCGAGGCCATCGCCGCCGGGGTGCAACACGTGCTAGCCGAGCTAAGGCGCCGCTGGCCGGATGCGCATCCGGCCAGCGCCGAGGGTGCCGAGGGTGCCGAGGGTGATGAGGGTGATGAGGGTGATAACGATCTGCCGCCCCTACCCGCCGGCGTCAAGCCGAGTGCTTGGCGCGCAGTCAATTGGCGCTATGTCATGCACTTGGCAACCAAGCGCCCTGCCGATTGGGAACGCGGCGTTCGCACGCACGCCGTCTTAAAGGGCATCCCGCCAGAGGCGCTGCTTGCCGCCGCGCAAGCGCGGGCTGGGTTGTGA
- a CDS encoding DUF3592 domain-containing protein, whose amino-acid sequence MITKLFSHLTGGFIMIIFGAIFVGVGLFARDWMVPSSHLSASGVVVDLDEVRSSRGSTGYKAVVEFTTSTGQVVRFQDPTSSNPPAYRRGQEVTVLYDPENPEFAVIDSPFTWLPSTVFIGFGGLFVVLGIFALLNWLLILLKLGGILGVLGLLLRRSRSPVSH is encoded by the coding sequence ATGATCACAAAATTGTTTAGCCATCTGACGGGTGGATTCATCATGATCATCTTCGGAGCAATCTTCGTCGGGGTCGGTCTCTTCGCTCGCGACTGGATGGTACCCTCATCACACCTCTCGGCTAGTGGGGTGGTTGTCGATCTGGACGAGGTGCGGAGTTCCAGGGGCAGCACCGGCTATAAGGCCGTGGTGGAATTCACCACCAGTACGGGGCAGGTTGTGCGGTTTCAAGACCCGACAAGCAGTAATCCTCCCGCCTATCGTCGCGGCCAGGAAGTGACCGTACTCTACGATCCGGAGAACCCTGAATTTGCGGTGATCGACTCGCCCTTCACCTGGCTGCCATCTACCGTGTTTATTGGCTTTGGTGGACTGTTTGTGGTGCTGGGGATTTTTGCCCTGCTCAACTGGCTCCTCATCTTGTTGAAGCTGGGCGGGATATTGGGCGTGCTGGGTCTGCTGCTGCGACGATCCCGGTCCCCTGTGAGTCATTAA
- a CDS encoding CSLREA domain-containing protein encodes MERHNTVLSLPTLRGLVGKLVYTSGSHAFSRSILKGRRYAQDRWGSFIESRSWGWIMLMIVAGVVGGWLLLHNARPTLSAGSIVVTTTDDELNSDGDCSLREAIQAVNTQSPVDACPTGSGNDTITLPAGVYTLNIAGAGEDNNTTGDLDIFATASAVTRTLIIQGNGASTTVVDGNQLDRVFHLVARAPVRFQDDLLVLRDLTVRNGRLPAATREGGAGLLSWGRLELYNVIIENNATTGTSSSDVGGGFCIGCGPGTGSGYLENVIVRNNAAQRGGGVFSNRPLTITASSIISNTAVARGAIENYGALTLINVTVSNNFASNNTGGIGHFAGSLSVLNSTISHNTSRGILFDAPATLKNTLLAYNTPGGNCFISTPPTSQGYNLSNDNSCASLLTASGDLNNVDPQLGPLQNNGGFTPTRALALTSPAVNAGTNSDCPATDQRGVTRPQDGTCDIGAYELQVQRVHLPLVLKQS; translated from the coding sequence ATGGAACGACATAACACCGTACTATCGTTACCCACGCTACGTGGTCTGGTGGGCAAGCTCGTTTATACCTCTGGCTCACATGCCTTTTCTCGCTCCATCTTGAAAGGTAGACGTTACGCTCAGGATAGGTGGGGAAGCTTCATCGAAAGCCGTTCCTGGGGCTGGATTATGTTGATGATCGTGGCCGGTGTGGTTGGTGGATGGCTCCTGCTTCACAACGCCCGGCCAACGCTGAGTGCCGGCTCAATCGTCGTCACTACCACCGATGATGAACTGAATAGTGATGGTGACTGTTCTTTGCGCGAGGCGATCCAGGCGGTGAATACGCAAAGTCCAGTTGACGCCTGTCCGACCGGTAGTGGCAACGACACCATCACCCTGCCGGCGGGCGTCTACACATTGAACATCGCTGGCGCAGGTGAAGATAACAATACCACCGGTGATCTGGACATCTTCGCAACAGCTTCGGCAGTGACCCGCACGCTCATCATTCAAGGCAATGGTGCTTCAACCACGGTTGTGGACGGCAATCAGCTTGATCGGGTCTTCCATCTTGTAGCCAGGGCACCTGTAAGATTTCAGGATGACCTTCTGGTGCTGCGAGACCTCACCGTGCGGAATGGTCGCCTGCCTGCTGCGACTCGAGAAGGTGGTGCTGGATTGCTAAGCTGGGGCCGCCTCGAACTCTACAACGTGATCATCGAAAACAATGCCACGACCGGTACGAGCAGCAGTGATGTTGGCGGCGGCTTTTGCATTGGCTGTGGTCCCGGTACCGGTAGCGGATACCTGGAGAACGTTATCGTGCGCAACAATGCTGCTCAAAGAGGCGGTGGTGTCTTCAGCAATCGGCCGCTGACCATCACCGCCAGTAGCATCATCAGCAACACCGCAGTCGCCAGAGGGGCAATCGAGAACTACGGCGCCCTGACGCTGATCAATGTCACGGTGAGCAATAACTTCGCCAGCAATAATACCGGCGGAATCGGACACTTTGCCGGCTCGCTCAGCGTGCTCAACAGCACGATCAGTCACAACACGAGCCGTGGGATTCTCTTCGACGCGCCGGCAACGCTCAAAAACACTCTCCTCGCCTACAACACACCCGGCGGGAACTGCTTTATCTCTACACCACCAACATCACAGGGTTACAACCTGAGTAACGATAATAGTTGCGCCAGTTTACTGACGGCCAGTGGTGATCTGAACAATGTTGATCCACAACTCGGCCCGTTGCAGAACAACGGCGGCTTCACCCCAACACGGGCGCTTGCCCTGACCTCACCTGCGGTTAATGCCGGTACCAACAGCGACTGTCCGGCTACCGACCAGCGCGGCGTTACCCGTCCCCAAGACGGAACGTGTGACATCGGCGCGTATGAGCTTCAAGTGCAGCGGGTTCATCTGCCCCTGGTACTGAAACAGTCATGA
- a CDS encoding CHC2 zinc finger domain-containing protein, producing the protein MTLTTAPTIDLPALIERLGVRLHRYGRSYRCACPLHAGDNELAFSIYQSRSGQWRWHCFSGDCGDGDAIAFVRRYYGVGYREACQMLGVTPASAPSGPRSPQPPPVEPPSAQWQHTVGRLVDQAVQALWSPAGQAARAYLYQRGLTDALIRRAGLGYHPAATRIRAETLGLDGDNPYYPAGIVIPYWVEGDLWRVQVRRLSNTEPRYLSLAGSSGAPPYLIAPITSAKPLVLAEGPVDVLAIMQAAGDLVTAIGTGATGCRAVRWIARCAVAPLVLAAHDADEAGDAAAAYWCDALQPRCTRWRPTLHDPAEMLQLGGLALVRQWIEQGLASAEGDGYNRR; encoded by the coding sequence ATGACACTCACCACCGCCCCTACCATCGATCTACCGGCCCTCATCGAGCGGCTCGGCGTGCGCTTGCACCGTTATGGGCGTTCCTATCGGTGCGCGTGCCCGTTGCACGCCGGCGATAATGAGCTAGCCTTCAGCATCTATCAGAGCCGTTCCGGGCAATGGCGCTGGCATTGCTTTAGCGGCGATTGCGGCGATGGCGATGCCATCGCGTTTGTGCGCCGCTACTATGGCGTTGGCTATCGTGAGGCCTGTCAGATGCTCGGCGTGACGCCGGCCAGCGCACCGAGCGGGCCGCGATCGCCACAGCCGCCGCCCGTGGAACCGCCCTCGGCACAGTGGCAACACACCGTTGGGCGGTTGGTGGATCAGGCCGTGCAGGCGCTCTGGTCGCCGGCTGGCCAAGCGGCTCGCGCCTATCTCTACCAACGCGGGTTGACGGATGCCCTGATCCGGCGCGCCGGCCTCGGCTACCATCCGGCAGCAACCCGCATCCGGGCCGAGACGCTCGGCCTTGACGGTGATAACCCGTACTATCCCGCCGGCATTGTCATTCCGTATTGGGTAGAGGGCGACCTCTGGCGCGTGCAGGTGCGCCGCCTATCCAACACCGAGCCGCGCTATCTCTCGCTGGCCGGCTCATCCGGCGCACCGCCCTACCTCATCGCGCCGATCACCTCGGCCAAGCCGTTGGTGTTAGCCGAGGGGCCGGTTGACGTGCTGGCCATCATGCAGGCCGCCGGCGATCTGGTGACAGCGATTGGCACCGGGGCGACGGGGTGCCGAGCGGTGCGCTGGATCGCTCGCTGCGCCGTTGCGCCGCTGGTGCTGGCCGCCCATGATGCGGATGAGGCCGGTGACGCGGCGGCGGCCTACTGGTGCGACGCTTTGCAACCGCGCTGCACGCGCTGGCGGCCTACGCTGCACGATCCCGCCGAGATGCTGCAACTTGGCGGGTTAGCGTTGGTGCGACAGTGGATTGAGCAAGGGCTGGCCAGCGCCGAGGGCGACGGCTACAATAGGCGGTAG
- a CDS encoding TsoY family (seleno)protein, which yields MNCKALIFLVPHPNTPIVTFDSIAALWAKTDVTGQMLLLIALAGVAIFAIRHLQSLIWNLSEFSRFRRSSAYLQLRETNGAVMLMALPLTLAMTINVAFVSGAVFVPGLWNVVEYLFPFAMTAFLLVGVLALRTFADIFGRALANGHFDCTRNNNLTQLLAAFAFAMVGVGMAAPAAMSTVKLTIGLSMLGTIFFITAAVVIALILLVLGARAMLTNGLAVEAGPSLWMPIPLLTLIGIAMLRISHGLHSGFELHIEAPHRLLITAVFFSLQLLAGLLGLSVLRRVGYFRTYLNGPARSPGAYGLICPAVGLFVFGMFFLHVGLVQNGLIEKFSPVYFVALAALAVVQVLGIITMFRLDRRLLAQPARSPAEAERVA from the coding sequence TTGAATTGTAAGGCGTTGATTTTTCTCGTTCCGCATCCAAACACGCCGATTGTGACGTTCGACAGTATTGCTGCTTTATGGGCTAAGACTGATGTGACCGGTCAAATGCTCTTGCTGATTGCCCTGGCCGGTGTGGCCATCTTTGCCATCCGTCATCTCCAGTCACTCATCTGGAATCTGAGCGAATTTAGCCGGTTCCGCCGCAGCAGTGCTTATCTCCAGCTTCGTGAAACGAACGGTGCGGTGATGTTGATGGCACTGCCCTTGACCCTGGCGATGACGATTAATGTGGCATTTGTGAGCGGTGCAGTCTTCGTGCCCGGTTTGTGGAACGTGGTCGAATATCTGTTCCCCTTCGCAATGACAGCGTTTCTCCTCGTTGGTGTGCTGGCACTGCGCACGTTTGCAGATATTTTCGGGCGGGCACTGGCGAACGGTCATTTCGATTGCACGCGCAACAATAACCTGACGCAGTTGTTGGCTGCGTTTGCCTTCGCGATGGTCGGGGTAGGAATGGCTGCACCGGCAGCGATGAGCACGGTCAAACTGACGATTGGTCTATCGATGTTGGGGACAATTTTCTTCATTACTGCGGCAGTCGTCATCGCTTTGATCCTGCTGGTGTTGGGAGCACGGGCGATGTTGACGAATGGGTTGGCCGTGGAGGCTGGCCCCAGCCTCTGGATGCCGATCCCGTTGTTGACGCTGATCGGTATCGCTATGCTGCGTATCAGCCATGGTCTGCACAGTGGCTTTGAACTGCATATCGAAGCCCCGCACCGGTTACTGATCACTGCGGTGTTCTTCAGTCTCCAACTGCTGGCAGGTTTGTTGGGGCTATCGGTGCTGCGACGGGTAGGTTATTTCCGAACGTATCTGAACGGGCCGGCGCGCAGTCCTGGTGCGTATGGCCTGATCTGTCCGGCAGTGGGACTGTTCGTGTTCGGCATGTTTTTCCTGCACGTCGGTCTGGTGCAAAACGGTCTGATCGAGAAGTTCTCGCCGGTCTATTTCGTTGCCCTGGCGGCGCTGGCAGTGGTACAGGTGCTTGGGATCATCACGATGTTCC